A DNA window from Arachis hypogaea cultivar Tifrunner chromosome 18, arahy.Tifrunner.gnm2.J5K5, whole genome shotgun sequence contains the following coding sequences:
- the LOC112772358 gene encoding uncharacterized protein, with amino-acid sequence MHKTTNPCGHPPPPHPTSPLKYDVVSFPTLQPYNHHNRHDRRHRCSWTAAISQRFMVTAAVSAAASSWLHNRRIRYLFLLLCSPLLLVLLCAVLPFLCAAELCLRRRLWRKLIRDEEEGRCGCGCEEEEEEEKGLLHRYLEDQLLLVRSMYDCGDIGEVEEEEGEEDPRRVVDVENLSSCRIPLLR; translated from the coding sequence ATGCATAAAACCACCAACCCATGTGGACATCCACCACCACCGCATCCAACATCTCCCCTTAAATACGACGTCGTTTCCTTCCCCACCCTTCAACCCTATAATCATCATAACCGTCATGATCGTCGCCACCGCTGCTCCTGGACTGCCGCGATTTCCCAGCGGTTCATGGTGACCGCTGCCGTATCAGCCGCTGCATCCTCCTGGCTCCACAACAGGCGGATCCGGTACCTCTTCCTCCTGCTCTGCTCGCCACTCCTCCTCGTCCTCCTCTGCGCCGTCCTCCCGTTTCTATGTGCCGCCGAGCTCTGCCTCCGCCGTCGCCTGTGGCGGAAGCTAATCCGCGACGAAGAGGAAGGGAGATGCGGTTGCGGCtgcgaagaggaagaagaagaagaaaaagggctTCTTCATAGGTACCTGGAGGATCAGCTTCTTTTGGTTCGATCTATGTACGATTGCGGTGACATTGGAGAAGTTGAGGaggaagaaggcgaagaagatcCTAGAAGGGTTGTAGATGTTGAAAACCTTAGTAGTTGTAGGATTCCTCTATTGAGATga
- the LOC140181430 gene encoding uncharacterized protein, with protein sequence MGATPFTERILKAKLPKGFDKPTDMKYDGTKDPQEHLTAFEARMNLEGAVDAVRYRAFPVTLAGPAIKWFNALPNGSIAGFHDITRKFMAQFTTRITKAKHPINLLGVTQKQDESTRKYLDRFNDECLTVDGLTDSVASLCLTNGLMNEDFRKHLTTKPVWTMHEIQNVAKDYINDEEWFITGQLKERTGSNKTLYYDYHRGYGHRTQDCFDLKDALEQAIRDGKLPKFAKIISEPKHAERDRSPEREGHNPRAQKQPPRESPEEDPTIIVNVITGKDISGKSKSTLKKDLKVMAVRNQTPTTLADNTITFLPEDCQHGTSAEDAPFIISARIGTGLVRRILVDTGADSNILFRGAFDKLRLHKENLQTHRNGVTGLGDNFLKPDGSITLPITIGTGNQRKTILSEFVVLKDSTAYNVILGRKIMNDFSVVIFTKYLLMKFTTEDGSIGTIHGDREVAAECNNTSLALRKKSRDAARIFLADLDARQDGQPRLEPEGDMEKLQIGPTKEEYTFINRNLPYNLKEDLSQLLKQNRDLFAFTPADMPGINPDLMSHQLAVDPKAKPVAQRRRKMSPDRAAEVKRQVKALLEANFIRELPYMTWLANVVLVKKSNGKWRIFMDAYSGYNQIPMHRLDEEKTAFITPEGMYCYTVMPFGLKNAGATYQRLVNKIF encoded by the exons ATGGGAGCCACACCTTTCACGGAAAGGATTTTGAAAGCAAAACTCCCCAAAGGTTTCGATAAACCCACTGACATGAAGTACGACGGAACTAAAGATCCCCAAGAacatctaacggccttcgaggccaggatgaacctagaaggagcggTCGACGCAGTCCGATACAGGGCCTTCCCAGTGACCCTAGCCGGGCCagcaatcaaatggttcaacgccctcccaaacggatccatAGCTGGTTTCCACGACATCACACGAAAATTCATGGCCCAGTTCACGACCAGAATCACTAAAGCTAAACATCCCATCAACTTGCTAGGGGTCACACAAAAACAGGACGAATCCACAAGgaaatacctcgaccgcttcaacgacgaatgcctaaCGGTCGACGGGCTCACGGATTCAGTCGCAAGCCTTTGCTTAACCAACGGGCTCATGAACGAAGACTTccgcaaacacctcaccaccaaacccgtgtggaccatgcacgagatccaaAACGTCGCCAAAGACTACATAAATGACGAAGAG tggtttatcaccggaCAACTCAAAGAAAGAACGGGCAGCAACAAAACCCTTTACTACGACTACCACCGAGGTTACGGGCACAGAACACAAGACtgtttcgaccttaaagacgccCTCGAACAAGCCATAAGAGACGGCAAGCTCCCAAAGTTCGCCAAAATCATCAGCGAACCAAAACATGCAGAAAGAGACAGGTCACCGGAAAGAGAAGGGCACAACCCAAGAGCGCAAAAACAACCCCCTAGGGAAAGCCCAGAGGAAGACCCAACAATCATAGTAAACGTCATCACAGGCAAAGACATATCGGGCAAGTCAAAATCAACACTGAAAAAAGATCTCAAAGTCATGGCTGTCAGAAATCAAACTCCTACCACCCTGGCTGACAATACGATAACCTTCCTACCTGAGGATTGCCAGCACGGCACCTCGGCTGAAGACGCCCCCTTCATCATCTCGGCAAGGATCGGAACAGGACTAGTACGAAGGATACTGGTGGACACCGGTGCAGACTCAAACATCCTTTTCCgaggagccttcgacaaactcagaCTCCACAAAGAAAATCTCCAAACACACCGCAACGGTGTCAcgggactcggagacaacttccTCAAACCAGACGGCTCGATCACCCTCCCCATCACCATAGGGACAGGTAACCAAAGGAAGACAATCCTATCCGAATTCGTGGTCCTCAaagactccacagcctacaacGTCATTCTCGgaagaaaaataatgaatgaCTTTTCCGTcgtcatctttaccaaatacctcctcATGAAGTTCACAACCGAAGACGGCTCCATCGGCACTATCCACGGAGACAGAGAGGTCGCAGCAGAGTGCAACAACACCAGCCTAGCCCTACGGAAGAAATCCCGGGATGCAGCCAGAATATTCCTAGCCGACCTGGACGCTCGACAAGACGGCCAACCCAGGCTAGAGCCAGAAGGCGACATGGAAAAACTACAAATAGGGCCAACCAAAGAGGAATACACCTTCATCAACAGGAACCTCCCATATAATCTTAAAGAGGATCTTTCCCAACTCCTGAAACAAAATAGAGACTTGTTCGCATTtacaccagccgacatgccgggaataAACCCCGACCTAATGTCCCACCAGTTAGCCGTGGACCCCAAAGCTAAACCAGTAGCACAAAGGAGACGAAAAATGTCACCAGACCGAGCCGCCGAGGTCAAAAGGCAAGTCAAAGCCCTACTCGAAGCCAACTTCATCAGGGAACTCCCCTACATGACCTGGCTAGCCAATGTCGTGCTGGTGAAGAAATCTaacgggaaatggcgaat tttcatggatgcatactccggctacaaccagataccgatgcatCGACTTGAcgaagaaaaaacagcattcatcACCCCAGAGGGGATGTACTGTTACACGGTAATGCCCTTCGGCCTGAAAAACGccggagccacttaccaaagactCGTCAATAAGATATTCTAG